In Flavobacterium gelatinilyticum, a genomic segment contains:
- a CDS encoding GNAT family N-acetyltransferase: protein MKITEHKFDEFLISTDKTKLDIAAIHDFLSKDSGWSDNIPLEKVKISIENSLNFGLFHNGRQIGFARIISDFSTIAYLGDVYVLDEYRGKGLSKKLMDTIMSHPDLQGLRRWILLTSTAEWLYKKYGFTHIPKPEIYMELYNPDVYKK from the coding sequence ATGAAGATCACAGAACACAAATTTGACGAATTTTTAATCTCTACAGATAAAACAAAACTCGATATTGCAGCTATCCATGATTTTTTGTCTAAAGATTCCGGCTGGAGTGATAATATTCCGCTGGAGAAAGTCAAAATTTCTATTGAAAATTCGCTGAATTTCGGGCTTTTTCACAATGGGAGACAGATTGGCTTTGCCAGGATTATTTCTGATTTCTCAACCATTGCTTATCTTGGAGACGTCTATGTTCTGGATGAATACCGCGGAAAAGGGCTTTCAAAAAAATTGATGGACACTATTATGTCGCATCCTGATTTGCAGGGCTTAAGACGCTGGATTCTGTTAACTTCGACTGCTGAATGGTTATATAAAAAATACGGTTTTACCCATATTCCAAAACCGGAAATCTATATGGAACTTTACAATCCGGATGTTTATAAAAAATAA
- a CDS encoding Crp/Fnr family transcriptional regulator, producing MKQLVDYILQFGNLNQQQIDLILTKTQEREIPKDAYFSEAGKVSTEVGFILDGIMRVCYYNNKGEEITKYFIDENNLVVDLESFDNGICSSAYVQAVTDCKMIVFAKKDWDELLNTIIGWDTIVHKIIAKALIQKVARRSPLVSEDATTRYLSFMELYPNVLNRIPLSYLASYLGITQSSLSRIRKNIR from the coding sequence ATGAAACAATTAGTAGACTATATATTGCAGTTTGGCAATCTGAATCAGCAGCAGATTGATTTAATTTTGACCAAAACTCAGGAAAGAGAAATTCCTAAAGATGCTTATTTTTCTGAGGCTGGAAAAGTTTCCACGGAAGTCGGATTTATTCTCGACGGAATTATGCGCGTTTGCTACTACAATAACAAAGGCGAAGAAATCACGAAGTATTTTATAGACGAAAACAATCTGGTGGTTGATCTGGAAAGTTTCGACAATGGTATCTGTTCATCTGCCTACGTTCAGGCCGTAACCGATTGTAAAATGATTGTTTTCGCAAAAAAAGACTGGGACGAACTACTCAATACCATTATAGGCTGGGATACTATTGTACACAAAATAATTGCAAAAGCCCTCATTCAGAAAGTAGCACGAAGAAGTCCGCTGGTTTCTGAAGATGCCACAACACGATATTTGTCTTTTATGGAACTTTATCCAAATGTATTAAATCGTATTCCGCTTTCGTATTTAGCTTCATATCTGGGAATTACGCAATCATCTTTGAGCCGTATACGAAAAAATATCCGCTAA
- a CDS encoding SDR family NAD(P)-dependent oxidoreductase, with translation MKSVLITGANRSIGLETAKQLSEKGLFVYLGSRDLAKGEEVVKELTEKGFKNIKAIQIDVTNQESVLAARNIIEKEQGKLDILINNAGVLGNLPQDPSAASIEDIQQTFDTNFFGVIRVTQIFLDLLKKSESPRISNITSGLGSLALHSDPTWKYYAIKAVSYVSSKTALNAFTVTLAYELRDLPFKVNAIDPGYTATDFNHFNGPGSVESAASFIIKHTVTDENAPTGKFFSNDIEDESEQSPW, from the coding sequence ATGAAATCAGTATTAATTACAGGCGCAAATAGAAGCATAGGATTAGAAACCGCAAAACAGCTTTCAGAAAAAGGCTTATTTGTTTATTTAGGGAGCCGAGATCTTGCAAAAGGCGAAGAAGTGGTAAAAGAACTTACCGAAAAAGGATTTAAAAACATCAAAGCGATTCAGATTGATGTTACGAATCAGGAAAGTGTTCTGGCAGCGAGAAATATAATAGAAAAGGAGCAGGGAAAACTGGATATTTTAATTAATAATGCAGGAGTTTTGGGAAATCTGCCTCAGGATCCTTCTGCAGCTTCGATCGAAGATATTCAACAGACATTTGATACGAACTTTTTTGGTGTAATCCGGGTAACTCAGATATTTCTTGATTTGTTGAAAAAATCAGAAAGTCCCCGAATCAGTAATATAACATCCGGTCTGGGTTCTCTTGCTTTGCACAGTGATCCAACATGGAAATACTACGCAATCAAGGCTGTATCGTATGTTTCTTCAAAAACAGCTTTAAATGCTTTTACAGTTACATTAGCGTACGAACTAAGAGATTTACCATTTAAGGTAAATGCAATCGATCCGGGATATACCGCTACAGATTTTAATCATTTTAACGGGCCGGGAAGTGTAGAAAGTGCGGCAAGTTTTATTATCAAACATACCGTAACAGACGAAAATGCTCCAACTGGAAAATTCTTCAGTAATGATATTGAAGATGAAAGCGAACAAAGTCCGTGGTAA
- a CDS encoding nuclear transport factor 2 family protein, whose protein sequence is MSQFEETIKSAYKAFNERNIDNALSTMKEDVQWSKAWEGGYISGHNEIKEYWTRQWTEINPKVDPVGFADRENGSLEVKVHQNVKDLQGGLIFDGLVKHIYTFEDGLIKTMDIELVENN, encoded by the coding sequence ATGAGTCAATTCGAAGAAACAATAAAAAGTGCTTACAAGGCTTTTAACGAAAGAAATATCGATAACGCATTATCGACTATGAAGGAAGACGTGCAATGGTCTAAAGCATGGGAAGGCGGTTATATAAGCGGACATAACGAGATAAAAGAATACTGGACAAGGCAATGGACAGAAATCAATCCTAAAGTGGATCCTGTAGGTTTTGCAGACAGAGAAAACGGAAGTTTAGAAGTCAAAGTTCATCAAAATGTAAAAGATCTTCAGGGTGGTTTAATTTTCGACGGATTGGTAAAACATATCTACACCTTTGAAGATGGTTTAATCAAAACTATGGATATAGAATTGGTTGAAAATAATTAA
- a CDS encoding DUF4262 domain-containing protein, with protein MKENEDIKQIYFERVYDNIKTKGYHTTAVAEEKDFTPFAYSTGIFENFKIPEIFISGLGPNLSGQIIDNYVDKYQFKEVPLNQKINDLIDTFPVFFLPVNNIDLTEYVLTSVKFYESRKYEYIQIVFPDLNGHFPNSAEYEYDQKIIGNFNI; from the coding sequence GTGAAAGAAAACGAAGATATAAAGCAAATTTATTTTGAACGGGTTTATGATAATATAAAGACTAAAGGTTATCATACAACCGCTGTAGCAGAGGAAAAGGATTTTACCCCTTTTGCATATTCAACTGGGATATTTGAAAATTTTAAAATTCCAGAAATATTTATATCTGGACTTGGTCCAAATTTGTCTGGACAGATAATTGATAATTATGTTGACAAATACCAATTCAAAGAAGTTCCTTTAAATCAAAAAATCAACGACTTAATTGACACTTTCCCCGTTTTTTTTCTTCCTGTGAATAATATTGATCTAACTGAATATGTACTTACTTCGGTCAAATTTTATGAAAGTAGAAAGTATGAATATATACAAATCGTATTTCCTGATTTAAATGGGCATTTTCCAAATTCAGCAGAATATGAATACGATCAAAAGATTATAGGGAATTTTAATATATAA
- a CDS encoding VOC family protein: MEDSKNQNDDLTPKVNGIGGIFFFSENLQETKDWYAKNLGLEINDWGSSSFESRNIDNPKQIESLQWSPFKKGDDYFSPSKKDFMINYRVQNLEGLVKQLKDNAVIILDEITVYSYGKFIHIMDHEGNKIELWEPVY, encoded by the coding sequence ATGGAAGATTCAAAAAATCAAAATGACGATTTAACACCTAAAGTAAACGGAATTGGCGGGATTTTCTTTTTCTCTGAAAACCTGCAGGAAACAAAAGACTGGTACGCTAAAAATTTGGGTTTAGAAATTAACGATTGGGGATCATCGAGTTTTGAGTCCAGAAATATCGATAATCCTAAACAGATAGAATCTCTTCAATGGAGTCCTTTCAAAAAAGGCGATGATTATTTCTCTCCTTCTAAAAAAGATTTCATGATCAATTATCGTGTGCAAAACCTTGAAGGTCTTGTAAAACAGCTGAAAGACAACGCAGTGATTATTCTGGACGAAATTACAGTTTACAGTTACGGAAAGTTTATTCACATAATGGATCACGAAGGAAATAAAATTGAACTTTGGGAACCGGTTTATTAA
- a CDS encoding FAD-dependent oxidoreductase: MLLNNKSIAIIGAGPVGLTMARLLQQKGINVKVYERDKDDKARIWGGTLDLHKGSGQDAMQKAGLLEAYYHKAIPMGRIIADHNANSIFSKETTPDKQFDNPEINRNDLRTILLDSLETNTVIWNSKLIELETHNGKWLLHFENETTAEADFVIGANGGMTKIRKFITETKVESTGTYMIQGEVSNPETNCPDFYNLCADKILMASYNGNLLVVNPKNNKALSYNVIFKTPENFDLSFENKENVIEFLSNKFSDWNEVFKKLFRSTNDFKGLPTKKLAAENNWKMNRPLPVTLIGDAAHLMPPFAGQGVNIGLMDALILSENLINDKFETIEEAVCDYEQKMFVYAVKAQSETHNNELKMRETDFSFLRFAD; encoded by the coding sequence ATGTTACTAAATAATAAAAGCATTGCCATTATAGGTGCCGGTCCTGTTGGTTTAACAATGGCGAGATTATTACAGCAGAAAGGAATAAATGTAAAAGTATACGAAAGAGATAAAGATGATAAAGCCAGGATTTGGGGAGGCACTCTTGATCTTCATAAGGGATCAGGTCAGGATGCCATGCAGAAAGCGGGATTATTAGAGGCTTATTATCATAAAGCAATTCCAATGGGAAGAATAATTGCAGATCATAATGCAAACAGTATATTCAGTAAAGAAACAACGCCTGATAAACAATTTGATAATCCCGAAATAAACCGAAATGATTTAAGAACCATTCTTCTTGATAGTTTAGAAACCAATACTGTAATTTGGAATAGTAAACTAATTGAATTAGAAACGCATAACGGAAAATGGCTTTTACATTTTGAAAATGAAACAACTGCTGAAGCTGATTTTGTTATAGGAGCCAATGGCGGTATGACAAAAATTAGAAAGTTTATTACCGAAACCAAAGTAGAAAGTACAGGAACCTACATGATTCAGGGTGAGGTTTCAAATCCTGAAACAAATTGTCCGGATTTTTATAATTTATGTGCAGATAAAATTTTAATGGCTTCTTATAATGGTAATTTACTGGTTGTGAACCCTAAGAATAATAAGGCTTTAAGTTATAATGTTATCTTTAAAACTCCTGAAAACTTCGATTTATCTTTTGAAAATAAAGAAAATGTAATAGAATTTCTTTCGAACAAATTTTCGGATTGGAATGAAGTTTTTAAAAAGTTGTTCCGCTCAACAAATGATTTCAAAGGACTGCCAACGAAGAAACTTGCAGCTGAAAATAACTGGAAAATGAATCGTCCCTTACCTGTTACACTTATTGGTGATGCGGCGCATTTAATGCCTCCTTTTGCGGGTCAGGGTGTTAATATTGGATTGATGGACGCCCTGATTTTGTCTGAAAACCTGATAAATGATAAATTTGAAACTATAGAAGAAGCTGTATGCGATTATGAACAAAAGATGTTTGTGTATGCAGTCAAAGCTCAGTCTGAAACGCATAACAATGAATTAAAAATGCGTGAAACTGATTTTTCTTTTTTGAGGTTTGCGGATTAA
- a CDS encoding helix-turn-helix domain-containing protein, with protein sequence MDLIIESALPDASISHFVHSFWRLENKTGKDIQSTVLPNGMVDLAFINTGSDYWEMTIRGLDTIPSQIIIPAGTKMFSAGFKLLAVEYLFGDSIKDVLNGGKDISNEVWNFETIDFNDFKSFCSKTSEIIKGISNENLDNRKKKLFDLIYTSKGSMTVKQLSENVFWSSRQINRYFNQQFGISLKAYCNILRFGSSFKDISEGKLFPEQNFTDQNHFIKEIKKYSGVTPKELSKNKDNRFMDIAAIKKLNLEND encoded by the coding sequence ATGGATTTAATCATAGAATCTGCCTTACCTGACGCTTCGATTTCGCATTTTGTCCATAGTTTTTGGAGACTGGAAAACAAAACCGGAAAAGATATTCAATCGACTGTTCTGCCAAACGGAATGGTCGATTTGGCTTTTATAAATACCGGTTCTGATTATTGGGAAATGACGATTAGAGGTTTGGACACTATTCCGAGTCAGATTATTATTCCGGCAGGAACTAAAATGTTTTCAGCAGGTTTTAAACTTCTGGCGGTGGAATATTTATTTGGAGATTCTATCAAAGATGTTTTGAATGGCGGAAAAGATATTTCAAACGAAGTATGGAATTTTGAAACCATCGATTTCAACGATTTTAAAAGCTTTTGCAGTAAAACATCTGAAATTATAAAAGGGATATCAAATGAAAATCTCGATAACAGAAAGAAAAAATTATTTGATCTGATATATACTTCAAAAGGTTCAATGACGGTTAAGCAACTGTCTGAAAACGTGTTTTGGAGCAGTCGGCAGATTAATCGTTACTTTAACCAGCAGTTTGGTATTTCACTGAAAGCGTATTGCAATATTCTCAGGTTTGGATCTTCATTTAAAGATATCAGCGAAGGGAAACTTTTTCCTGAACAAAACTTTACAGACCAAAATCATTTTATTAAAGAAATTAAAAAATATTCAGGTGTTACACCAAAAGAACTCAGCAAAAATAAAGACAATCGTTTTATGGATATTGCGGCCATCAAAAAACTGAATCTGGAAAACGACTGA
- a CDS encoding DoxX family protein, with translation MSKRNKIIYWIATLWLALGMTSTGIVQLLKMKEEAAMMAHLGYPLYFLTILGVWKLLGVIAILIPKFPLLKEWTYAGFFFAMSGAVFSHFAVGDSGFEYFGPVLLLVLTIISWYFRPADRKSC, from the coding sequence ATGAGCAAAAGAAACAAAATTATCTACTGGATTGCGACACTGTGGCTGGCATTAGGAATGACATCTACCGGAATTGTTCAGTTGTTAAAGATGAAAGAAGAAGCTGCTATGATGGCACATTTAGGTTATCCGCTTTATTTTTTAACTATTTTGGGAGTCTGGAAACTTTTAGGCGTAATTGCTATTTTAATCCCTAAATTTCCTCTATTAAAAGAATGGACATATGCAGGTTTCTTTTTTGCTATGAGTGGAGCTGTTTTTTCTCATTTTGCTGTTGGAGATTCGGGCTTTGAATATTTTGGGCCTGTTTTGTTATTGGTCCTTACCATTATTTCGTGGTATTTCAGACCTGCTGACCGTAAAAGCTGTTAG
- a CDS encoding SRPBCC domain-containing protein, translating into MEQKTKVNAEDGRQEIVITREFNLPIELLFKAHTEAEIVEQWMGTKVLKLDAKKHGSWQFETSDPNGNVVFSANGVIHDYVPNERITRTFEMENANFAPQLEFLEFEKLTNQTSKLTMQIIYKSVTHRDNQLKLPFAMGINMAHNRLEEIVNQLK; encoded by the coding sequence ATGGAACAAAAGACAAAAGTTAACGCCGAAGACGGCCGGCAGGAAATAGTGATAACGAGAGAATTTAATCTTCCGATAGAATTGCTATTTAAAGCTCACACCGAAGCTGAAATTGTAGAACAATGGATGGGCACAAAAGTATTGAAATTAGACGCTAAAAAGCATGGAAGCTGGCAGTTTGAAACAAGTGATCCTAATGGAAATGTTGTTTTTAGTGCCAATGGTGTCATTCATGATTATGTGCCGAATGAACGAATTACGAGAACATTTGAAATGGAAAACGCCAATTTTGCGCCTCAACTGGAATTTCTGGAATTTGAAAAACTCACCAATCAAACCAGTAAACTGACAATGCAGATTATTTATAAATCTGTTACACATAGGGATAACCAGCTAAAGCTGCCATTTGCAATGGGTATTAATATGGCACATAACCGATTAGAAGAAATAGTAAATCAATTAAAATAA
- a CDS encoding ArsR/SmtB family transcription factor has translation MEIRRDVFQAIADPTRRAILNLVAIQAMTPGSIAENFDSSRQTISKHIKILTECDLLEQQQNGREIYYYINAKKIKEVADFIEPFRKMWDDRFNKLEDIMKNYNQKNND, from the coding sequence ATGGAAATACGTAGAGATGTTTTTCAGGCCATTGCCGACCCAACGCGAAGAGCTATTTTAAACCTGGTTGCTATTCAGGCTATGACTCCCGGCAGCATAGCCGAAAATTTTGATTCGTCACGACAAACCATTTCTAAACATATTAAGATTCTAACTGAATGTGATCTTCTTGAACAACAGCAGAACGGGCGTGAAATTTATTATTACATCAATGCAAAAAAAATAAAAGAAGTAGCAGATTTTATTGAGCCGTTCCGAAAAATGTGGGACGATCGTTTTAATAAATTAGAAGATATAATGAAAAACTATAATCAGAAAAATAACGACTAA
- a CDS encoding DUF2200 domain-containing protein: MKNTKIFQTSFASVYRLYKEKVERKGRTADEVDTVILWLTGYNEAQFREQIEKKADFETFFAEAPKLNPNASKITGMICGYRIEDIEDPLIQKIRYMDKLVDELAKGRKMEKILRE; encoded by the coding sequence ATGAAAAACACAAAAATATTCCAAACCTCTTTTGCAAGCGTCTACCGCCTATATAAAGAAAAGGTTGAACGAAAAGGACGCACTGCAGATGAAGTGGACACTGTAATTCTTTGGCTGACAGGTTATAATGAGGCACAATTTCGCGAACAGATCGAAAAGAAAGCCGATTTTGAAACCTTTTTTGCCGAAGCGCCAAAACTTAATCCTAATGCGTCCAAAATAACAGGAATGATCTGCGGTTACCGGATTGAAGATATCGAAGATCCTTTGATACAGAAAATCCGTTATATGGACAAACTGGTTGATGAGTTGGCAAAAGGCAGAAAAATGGAGAAGATTTTAAGAGAATAA
- a CDS encoding linear amide C-N hydrolase, protein MKLKHVLTSILAFLSIIMLTEKAYPCTRVVYKGLNGIIITARSMDWRSEIPANLWVFPRGIERFGEAGTNSVKWKSKYGSVITSSWDIASSDGMNEKGLTGNLLWLVESTYPPFEKNGKMQGLAVSLWLQYVLDNFSTVSEAVTALQKNDFTVTSSHIPGTNIFATVHLSLSDATGDNAIFEFIGGKLVIHHDPNYVTMTNSPIFDQQLAINTYWKGIPGTIMLPGTNRAADRFVRASYYIDAIPKTDNIRSALASVFGVIRNCSVPLGISSETEPNISSTRWRTVADQKNLVYYFDNVLNPNVVWVEFSKLDFSEKAKVKKLSLANNENYAGESSMNFKTTPSFKFAGLD, encoded by the coding sequence ATGAAACTAAAACATGTACTAACCTCAATTTTAGCTTTCCTGAGTATTATAATGCTTACTGAAAAAGCTTATCCGTGCACCAGAGTGGTCTATAAAGGTCTTAACGGTATTATTATAACTGCGCGTTCCATGGATTGGAGATCAGAAATTCCGGCCAACTTATGGGTTTTCCCAAGGGGAATTGAACGATTTGGAGAAGCCGGAACGAATTCGGTTAAATGGAAATCTAAATATGGCAGCGTTATTACCAGTTCGTGGGACATTGCTTCGTCTGACGGAATGAATGAGAAAGGTTTGACAGGTAATCTTTTATGGCTGGTTGAGTCGACATATCCACCCTTTGAAAAAAATGGAAAAATGCAGGGATTGGCGGTTTCATTGTGGCTGCAATATGTTCTGGATAATTTTTCAACTGTTTCAGAAGCAGTTACGGCTTTGCAGAAGAACGATTTTACGGTAACATCATCTCATATTCCGGGTACCAATATTTTTGCAACTGTGCATTTATCGCTTTCAGATGCGACGGGAGATAATGCTATCTTTGAATTTATAGGCGGGAAACTGGTAATTCATCATGATCCAAACTATGTTACGATGACCAACTCCCCTATTTTTGACCAGCAGCTGGCTATAAATACGTATTGGAAAGGAATTCCGGGAACGATTATGCTTCCGGGGACTAATCGCGCAGCCGATCGTTTTGTAAGAGCTTCCTATTATATCGATGCTATTCCGAAAACTGACAATATACGATCTGCACTTGCAAGTGTTTTTGGGGTAATAAGAAATTGTTCTGTGCCGCTGGGAATTTCTTCTGAAACGGAACCCAACATATCTTCAACCAGATGGAGAACCGTTGCCGATCAAAAAAATCTGGTGTATTATTTTGATAATGTCTTGAATCCTAATGTAGTTTGGGTGGAATTCAGTAAGCTGGATTTTAGCGAAAAAGCAAAAGTCAAAAAACTAAGCCTGGCAAATAATGAAAATTATGCCGGTGAATCTTCAATGAATTTTAAAACAACACCTTCGTTTAAGTTTGCCGGTTTAGATTAA
- a CDS encoding alpha/beta fold hydrolase: MKKRVLKTFNYLLILILVLITAGFIYEQASRAYFDKKRPNESDFIKVDGRKIHFKKQGNGSTTIVFESGLGGDYLHWQEIQNKLSKDYTTISYDKAGILWSDPTEDVSLKRYSNDLFQLLEKTNCPKPYILVGHSFAGITLRSFIKEHPENIQGIVFVDVSHPEQLKKSSEDLKNSVTPPSRGFLRFLNETGGIRMLYTLVPFTQSVPKEHIFNQNVKNNFYKIFDGLMQEMENDEKLMEEAEKINTFGSVPLVVITAQYPQGVENIPNKELEKEYLSVHNSMQKDLLNLSVNSTQFFASKSGHYVTLQEPELLYKAIDKIADKRK; encoded by the coding sequence ATGAAAAAAAGAGTTTTAAAAACCTTCAATTATCTTCTGATTCTGATACTAGTATTAATTACTGCCGGATTTATTTATGAACAGGCATCACGTGCTTATTTTGATAAAAAAAGACCAAACGAAAGTGACTTTATTAAAGTCGATGGGCGTAAAATTCACTTTAAAAAACAAGGAAACGGCAGTACAACCATAGTTTTTGAATCAGGACTGGGAGGTGATTATTTACATTGGCAGGAAATTCAGAATAAATTATCCAAAGATTACACTACAATATCGTACGACAAGGCAGGAATTTTATGGAGCGATCCAACAGAAGATGTCAGTTTAAAAAGATATTCAAACGATCTGTTTCAGTTACTGGAAAAGACGAATTGCCCAAAACCTTATATTCTGGTAGGACATTCTTTTGCCGGAATCACTTTAAGATCTTTTATTAAAGAACATCCGGAAAATATTCAAGGTATTGTTTTTGTGGATGTTTCGCATCCTGAGCAATTAAAAAAATCGTCTGAAGATTTAAAGAACTCGGTAACACCGCCCTCCCGTGGTTTCTTACGTTTTTTAAATGAAACAGGTGGAATCAGAATGCTTTATACATTAGTGCCTTTTACTCAATCGGTTCCTAAAGAGCATATCTTTAACCAAAATGTAAAAAACAACTTTTACAAAATATTCGATGGCTTGATGCAGGAAATGGAAAATGACGAAAAGTTGATGGAAGAAGCAGAAAAAATCAATACTTTCGGGTCTGTTCCGCTGGTTGTTATTACAGCCCAATATCCTCAGGGAGTAGAGAATATTCCAAATAAAGAACTAGAAAAAGAGTATTTATCTGTTCATAATTCGATGCAAAAGGATTTACTGAATTTATCTGTAAACAGCACACAGTTTTTTGCCTCAAAAAGCGGTCATTATGTAACACTGCAAGAACCTGAATTATTATATAAAGCTATAGATAAGATTGCTGATAAAAGAAAGTAA
- a CDS encoding transglutaminase-like domain-containing protein, with the protein MINFPKIDFPQLKSKLQVKSPWDRIIIMLLSLLIAIPIFVILHQNLIDLEWPFNLDRIILFIILLAAIFFLLMFLRTIIILCVAVYILILFYGSVIGNYGFSEISEDYNSMIYTMSDNPYPQDIIVAKLLPFPNKSKIISAIEYQNPKVRNFAIMSTTKHFRGIRGYSDYRTIIQCFAVFKEINSKWNYVNDPKDGDYIATASESLEYFSGDCDDHSILMAAAIRSIGGTPRLIHTKGHIYPEILIGSMIDLEKVNYLIKNVLFIKESYGKKLHYHIDERGQVWMNLDYTAKYPGGPFMYEEILGALTLN; encoded by the coding sequence ATGATAAATTTTCCTAAAATTGACTTTCCGCAATTAAAATCCAAGCTGCAGGTTAAATCGCCGTGGGACAGGATTATTATTATGCTGTTGAGTCTTTTAATAGCGATCCCGATATTTGTCATACTGCATCAAAACCTGATCGATTTAGAATGGCCTTTTAATCTGGACCGTATTATTCTGTTCATTATTCTTCTGGCTGCCATATTTTTTCTTTTAATGTTCCTGCGCACCATTATCATTTTATGTGTCGCCGTTTACATTTTGATCTTATTTTACGGTTCTGTTATTGGAAATTACGGCTTTAGTGAAATTTCTGAAGATTATAATTCCATGATTTATACCATGTCGGATAACCCGTATCCGCAGGATATTATTGTGGCCAAACTGCTGCCTTTTCCCAATAAATCTAAAATTATCAGCGCTATAGAATACCAGAATCCAAAAGTCCGGAATTTTGCCATAATGTCTACGACTAAACATTTCAGAGGTATTAGAGGATATTCAGATTACAGGACTATTATTCAGTGTTTTGCTGTATTTAAGGAAATAAACAGCAAATGGAATTATGTAAATGATCCTAAAGACGGCGATTATATTGCCACAGCAAGCGAATCACTGGAATATTTTTCAGGAGACTGCGACGACCATTCTATTTTAATGGCAGCGGCCATTCGTTCTATTGGCGGTACACCAAGACTTATTCATACAAAAGGACATATTTATCCCGAAATATTAATTGGTTCGATGATCGATCTGGAAAAAGTCAATTATCTTATTAAAAATGTACTTTTTATTAAGGAAAGTTATGGTAAAAAGCTTCATTATCATATAGATGAAAGAGGACAAGTCTGGATGAATCTCGATTATACTGCCAAATATCCGGGCGGTCCTTTTATGTACGAAGAAATTCTGGGAGCGCTTACCCTCAATTAA
- a CDS encoding substrate-binding domain-containing protein yields the protein MKTVKIAGVPEHFNLPWHLCIENGEFEAENIDLQWKNIPEGTGKMCQMLRDGETDMAVILTEGIVKDIIAGNPSKIVQIYVQSPLIWGIHVAAQSDFQTVKVLENKKAAISRLGSGSQLMAYVNANEQGWNSDDLQFEIVNTIDGAVDALTNGTADYFMWERFMTKPLVDRGIFRRVGDCPTPWPSFVIAVRDEFIKKNPKIIEKILEIINKTTVDFAQIPDIDQTLADLFNQKAEDIREWLKLTQWSQKHLTEKAFDKIQNQLFDLGIIDKKSTFVETVKAL from the coding sequence ATGAAAACTGTAAAAATTGCGGGTGTTCCGGAACACTTCAACCTGCCCTGGCATTTATGCATTGAAAATGGCGAATTTGAAGCCGAAAATATCGATTTACAATGGAAAAATATTCCTGAAGGAACCGGAAAAATGTGCCAGATGCTTCGTGACGGCGAAACTGATATGGCTGTAATTCTGACCGAAGGAATAGTAAAAGATATTATAGCAGGAAATCCAAGCAAAATTGTTCAGATTTATGTACAGTCACCTTTAATATGGGGAATTCACGTAGCGGCACAATCCGATTTTCAGACTGTAAAAGTTTTGGAAAACAAAAAAGCGGCGATTTCAAGACTGGGTTCAGGTTCTCAGTTAATGGCTTATGTAAATGCAAATGAACAAGGCTGGAACAGCGACGATCTTCAGTTTGAAATTGTAAATACAATCGATGGTGCGGTTGATGCTTTAACAAACGGAACCGCAGATTATTTTATGTGGGAACGTTTTATGACCAAACCGCTTGTAGACAGGGGAATTTTCAGACGCGTTGGCGACTGCCCTACTCCATGGCCGTCATTTGTAATTGCGGTTCGAGATGAATTCATCAAAAAGAACCCAAAAATAATCGAGAAAATTCTTGAGATCATCAATAAAACCACAGTTGATTTTGCACAAATTCCTGATATTGACCAGACTCTGGCTGATTTATTCAATCAGAAAGCCGAGGATATCAGAGAATGGCTGAAACTGACGCAATGGTCTCAAAAACACTTAACTGAAAAAGCATTTGATAAGATTCAGAATCAATTATTTGATCTGGGAATTATTGATAAAAAAAGTACTTTTGTTGAAACGGTAAAAGCGCTGTAA